The following DNA comes from Triplophysa dalaica isolate WHDGS20190420 chromosome 10, ASM1584641v1, whole genome shotgun sequence.
AGTTGGATCAGGCGTTTCAACAGGCTTTGGTTCAGAGTTTGAACAACACTTTTGACAAGGCTTTTGACAACACTCTTCATAACGCTTTTGACAGCGTACTTTATGAACGTTGTGATGTACACAACGTGAAGTAAATTCTGCCAATTTTTTAAGAGGTGGCAGAGCCTCTTCAGGAACAGCAGTCACCCGGTCAAAAATCCTCTTCTTTGCTGCCTCCGAGCGCCTTGACTGCTTTGTCCTGGGCATTTCTTcatacataaaaacacataaatgacACATTACtccatacaaatacaaaaacattataaatgtgtttttatatgggaatttataacaaattaaaaaataatttccaCCACAGAAATTTAAAaatatagttcacccaaaaatgaaaatgtcattatttactcatacTTTTGTCAGTTCAACCCTGCATcactttatttgtttaacataagtcaagagaagatattttgaagaatgttgttaactggcacccaataacttgcattagttttgttactatacaatagaagtgaatgactGTCACTGCTGTTCGCAGTTACCAACttcattcaaaatatcttttgtgtagtgctaaagaaagaaagtcatacaggttttaaataaaaagactgattaaatgatgacaattttctTTTCTggatgaaccatccctttaatacaGCAGGTACTACATCCTTTATGTACAGACGTATAGTATCAATCttaattgcattaaattaatCACTTTTGCAGCAGCAGGTAATGTTAAACGAaaagttcaaattaaaatgaagtTATGGGCAGCCATGTTTGGCTTAGTATTTTATAACTTTACATTATATTACTGAAACTCTGACGATATAATTTCTGTTTGCTTTGataatttatctatttatttcgACAGTAGCATAGATTGTTACCTATTGCACTATTGAATTAAAGGAAAACAACTTTAACCttaatttcattaaatgaatcaCTTTTACAACAGCCATTAATGTTAGGGATAAAAAGATTCACGTAAACTGGTCGTAAATCTATTATAATTTGTGACAATACATGAGTTGAACAGCAGAGGGCAGCAGGTGTTTACTGGAAACTTGGAAAACGTGGATCTACAGATATTCCTTATACATACAAAAATCCCATCAAAGCAGTTTGTTCATATTAAAGTGACTTGTGTCACTTTATGTGTcacattattcatttattatttattttggaattggtttaaaattacagctagttttgttatttgacatgaatgatatttttatttcacaaagaaatgtgcaacaTTTGACAAATAACACAAGggcagttgttcatttctaattcgtctaaactcattttgtaaaaatagtCTTTGTATCGTGAGATCAGTTAAGTGAATTGCATCACATCATGAGCCAAGTAAATCATAACATCATCAAATTTCACGAAACCTACTTTAGTGAAATCGGCGGTCCTCTAGactgatgtattttattattagacGTGGGTACTGTATTAAAGTAAGATTTATTATAGCAAAGCAAACTAAGATCCAATGAGATCTGGTGATGATGTTTCAAGATGATATCTTACCAGTACTCAAATACTACAGTGAAAGATGAAACCAGTGCTGTAACTTTAgggaaataataaaacataggcaaacattaaatgaaaagaataaaaagtaTCAACATATGAAGCTAAAAAATGCTATCAAAAGCTTTGTGCAGCCATGCAATCTTCCCATTAAAACAGTACAACACTTCTTCATGGCTCCTAGCATGGATTACAGttcatctgtttatctgaataaGTTTGGTGCTTGTGAgcatttttgacatttgtatAGTGACAGTAGATGATTAAGTGCTTCACTAAAATGTAATGTTCAGGTTATGAACAGAATATTTACGTCAATCATAAAAGGTCCTAACTTACCATTATGAATAACAATTAAAGTGGAGTTGTTTAACTAGAAAACTGTCATAAAATTAACttataagatgtttttaaaacatctgtgCGTTACCACTGCTCAAGCACTCTTTACACAGAACAATAGACTcaaagagcccaactaaagcaataACTAAATGACACAACGGTGGTTTCATAAAATGTCCCATAAACATTACATGTTGATGCAAAAGTAAAACTGATTcaatgaaagtgaaaatgaagCATCCAGTCAAGTTGACGTTATCATTTCCAATGGTAACCCATTTAGTAAATATAGTAAACCAGCTTAGTTTGAGTACTTAAAAGAATATTGATGCCTTATTATAGATTTTGTAGCGAGAGCACCACCATCTTGCAGTTCCGCTGACATAACTGGGTTGGTTTCCTTACATGagtttaacaaacacaatcaagaAGTCTGTTAAACACGGGACAAGAGGAGGAAATATAGGGAAATACAACAACCCTATTTGTCCTGCACTATCATGTATTTCACAGTCAGTGCATTTACACAGACAATCttactttgattatttttaaaaagctgaTAAAGTTAAGTCATGTATGTGCGTATAATACGTTTTGACAGCACAAGAGTAAAGTCACAAATGGaagtagctcagtggtaagagcattgcactaacaacgcaaggttgtgggttcgatccaaggggattgcacatacttagaaacaaatgtataggataatgcaatgtaagtcgctttggataaaagcgtctgccaaatgcataaatgtaaatgcaagtaATAATAGAATAACCCATAAAAGTCTGCTCTCAAATCATGCAGTTGATATggaaacgtcaaaatgaagaactgttgttgcatatgcaggtactgcTGGCATGAGAATAGATACAATACAGCTCCTGACCATTTTCCCACTGCATTTTTTCCACAACAGGCTATCAATGATGACGTCACTGCAAGAAACCCAATaagtctcaaacttccatgtaaacgTAGTTTTCTGTGTAGCCGGTTTTACAATGCATATAAAATAGGTTTGTTTTTAAGATGATTTAAGATAGATATCCATTTATGCTGTGCATGTAAATAGACAGAGTGTCTCTCCCAATTTGTCTAATAAACTCGGGCAAGGCAAAAACCCCGGTAACGTCTCCATCGGTAGTACTGCAAGATGGCGGTGCTCTTGCTTTAATACCTAGAATAAggcttatttttttcttttaaaaggaaACGTTACTCTGGATTactatatcattattattattagagtGGAAACccatttaatatataatgttaACTTGACTGGGTTCTTCATttccaaaaaaatgataaaacaacacttttgactgaatggttaCTTGCCGTCTCGGATGTGACTTAGTTACATTATGAAAGTatctataaacaaaacaaacacaaaggggTAATCTTACCTCAAATCAGTTTTCACGTCTTCTGCAACATAAAAGacaacaaaatgttataataatatagGCATAACACTTGGGCTGGGCATTCGATTCCAATTCATAAGCTCTGATTTGAGTCGATTCTCATTTCGAGTCATTGATTACCCAAATAGCAAGTaaccattaaataaatgtaaaaaaaaattgatatgtTAATTacaatatcacttttgcacctgattataccattattgtgatcacaCAACTTTTACCACTTTCAATAAATACTACTTGCATTAATAAGAACACTTATACATTGATAGAGAAAGAGATCTGTTAAAAAGTTGacttataaacattttaaacaaaaagacaaaggTTACCTCAAATCAGCTCTCACGTCTTCTGCaacataaaagagaaaaaattaataaaccaacaaaaacaatactacAATAAAATAGACAGACACTATAGGACTAGGGCTGGATATCGATTCTGATGATCCGATTCAATATGATTCCGATACACAAGCTTTTGATTCGATCCTCGATTCAAGTCAATGATTACAACAAGCAAACctttgaatcaatgttaaaaaaaagatttgccgTGACAAATGTGTTATTAAGGGTAATTGATTAAAAGGGCGATGGATATGGTATTGGATCAGTATCAACAGATACTCAAGGTTAAGGTATCTGGCATGAAAAAGTGGTATCAGCCGAGCGCTAGTAAATATCACATTACATTGGgacttaaaaaattaaatgaagacCCACAAACCTGTATGttaaactttaaaaacttttggATATATTGAGACAGAACTGgttatttcacatttaacaTGCATTATAGAAAAGAACATTTCACAATATTAGCTGTAAAGAATTGCAACAATCATATGAACCGCCTTTTATATTAAGCTGATGCCATCCACCATgttaataaagaaatgaatgatgCCTCCCTTCTGTATCATCCACCAGTTGTAAAAAGAAGAGTGATATCTAGTGGATAATATTTGCAATAACATTCACGTTAATCAATGTTCAGTGCTTGCataaatatgaaagaaaaaaaatatattgttatctTTTGAGAATATATAATGAGTTGATCCGTTTAAAACAATGATTAatccatttttagtttttttttgtctagcCCTACATAGGACCTGCCTCCTTAAATTGTCCCAATCAAAGTAAAGGCTGGTTTCATGATTGACTAGTATATGCTTAAAAAAGTGATTAAAAACCAGCATAGGCACTATCTCTATTATCTTTTTTGTATGACTATGATATCATAAGTGGCTCGGTCTGAACAGCGCATGCATGAACTTAAAACATACCTAAGAAGCCACAAACTGAACCTTATGCTGAGAGAGATCAGACTGCTTAAGTTTGATTCAAAGCAGTCACATCACACTGTGCTTTTGTGCATATTGTAAAGTACAGTATGAGCACACAGGATAGCGGAACACTGAGTATAATAGAAGTTACAGTGTTTTCTTGACAAATGAAGCCACTTCAGAATAGTGATCAACCTCATGTGAAAGCGAGACACATATCTTCTCTTTAAAGggagtacattttaaaatgccccCAACCTAATAACAAAAGCATGTAAAACAAATCAACCAATCATTATTAAGGACGGGAagtctattttatttatttttaagaaataagcTTCAGTAATTATTTACATTCCAATTTAATGTCTAAATATTCTATTAAAACAACTTCGCTCTTTTAAAGAGTGTAGATTcattataatataatcattACAACCGCCAGTGGCAGCACAACTAATTTGTTTCAGCATTTGCGACAGAGACATCAGGCTGAATGAACAAAATTAAGAGATGAAAACAACACAGTCAGACATCCGAAGACGACAGATCCACCTCGAAATGCACAACGTCAGGTTTCATTAGCGGCATCATTTTCCAACGCTAAAAAGTCCCACCGATGGCAAGAAATAACAAATGCTGTGGCTTTTCATATCGCAAAGGACATGTTTCCCATCCACACCGTGGAAAAACAAGGGTTCATAAAGATACTACACGCCGTTGATccaacactctaaaaaatgctgggttatttctgtaaacacatttttgggttatttgtgctgggtcataattttgggttgtttgaggtactgtaaacacacagttgggttgctcatgctgggtcaaatggactgtaggggttatttcaccactgaacagctgggttgggttattttgacccaaccggtttgttcatttttccacttcatcgaACCTTCTGGATCCTTCGTCTCATTGTCAGACGGAAACGCACATCACagcaagctgattttataaggtaaattaatatgataatatgattatttttaataacttgtggtaagtgcacactgattttactgtttaatgcagtactTGATCTGTCTCTgtgcggaggaagtgttttattctgtgattgattaacgttaagtaatttagcagttTAGCATGCTTATTGTTATACAAAAAAGTccttaacaatcgctttatcgttatgttatatatatatgtgtgtacgtgtgcatatttttactttaaaaggtttttatccttcacgttaaatcctcatggaaatgtatgaactagccttaggtcagaaatacatggtatagttcggttactgtttgcctactgtatggctttgtaatgtttagtcagaattagataatttcatacaaaacttaatctaaggggatattttttcaagtgtctgtgacgtgccggatccaaccaactagcattaatttaaaatttagcattttcacGCTTTTTTTTCctcaggtaacgttaccgttagctgcattagctaaaagctcagcctcttaatctcactaattaaaacaacaaatgacaagaataatgtttggaaaattaaacagaaatttccttctgacacacgacagcaaacgatagaaataactgacttttaGACCATTTTCCTGCTGGTAAAAATACTAGTGTTCTAATAGTTTTGGCCATCACTGTGTGATATATGTTtatcctcagaagtaaatgatatactgtatgaatgtagtgaatgaagtaaattactaaaagtgaagtttgaagttttcttctaaaattagcatttttataaggcctctgtgtttgatcattaaatgcattttaacttaaattttagttatgttttaagaataactgtcatatatttaacaggcGGGGACTGTCATGGTGGAATACTTGCAAAACGCTGAGACCAGTGATGtaatctgcacattttgtgcctttggGACGAGGCAGCAACGACATCCCAGACCTTCACCATTGTTTCGGGACACGCCATTGAAACTGACTTGTTGCTaagttgatctgtttcaagtccttttctgtgcttgatgttaactaagcagtctcttcctacttaggaatttctccagcatgcagtttatcgtattgatggacatgagtcttaatgtgggaagtttttgaggacaacagttttttctggacacatgtaacatgctttaagttgtcacatgtattgtctgttgtttggagtctttgtttggcttagttttaatggcacactgtttggactgattcgcatgtgccaataatatatttttgagtgttctaatgctgcaatgttgacatatagtataggaatctacagtgcctaattcacctagttttgtgtttttaaagaaactgatctacaaaaacttgtttttatgtgtctgtagcaggtgttggatgaaatgtatgacaattgcacccattcaataaatgtaaagaaataaatttaataaaaatgcatatttacaattgcatttgttttgtgtaattgtattacagaaaaattataataattttacattcccttgagaatatttatttttattggtaaatataaaagtagcaaggcaatgagacaacatataacccaatgtttaggttatgttaacccagaaacacagttaacccgaccccctagttgggtcaaacaaacaacccagcattttgggtcaaatggttcaacccagcacttgggtcaaaataacccagcgcgtgttctgtcccatagttacccagcagctgggttaaggttgggttattttctaacccagcaattcttagtgtGAAGATACAAGTTACCAAGCCgaaaacattttacagaagCCGCAAATCTCAAGAAAGGCTGTATTTGAGCATGTATAAACCTCAGCCCATTAAAgcagattaaaaaaaacctcATCTGTGTCGACTTCtcgttttaataaattaaaattaccGTTCACTACACTGTTACTGTCATACACTTAAGATCTATTGACGTCATTCGCGCATTGAATTTCGTCTCAGATACAAATTCAGACGTTACAGCGGTACACTACAAAGTCACATGTATATAATTAATTTTctaatatagaaaatatatcaCCCTAATATAAATAACGGTGAATTCATTACAATTTACTTTGTGAACTATTTTTTAAAACGTGAATGTGATATTAACAATAGAGGAGAAAAACACGTGACGCAGTCCACCATTACTATACCTTCTGAGCATCTGCGAAAACTTGAACTACTAACATTAACATGCCgtaaagaaaaaaactgcaaatttCGTTCCTAAACTGCAAATCACGACTATAACAATCCAACACAATCCTGAAAGACAATCGTACGAGCAGTTTTGCTGCTATGCTATATTTAGGCCTACTTTTTGTCAGCGTGATAAATTTGAGCAGCGCTTGTGAACACGTGCGTCAGGTCTTGTGAACACGTGCGTCTCACGATTGCTAGTTGGAAACTTCTCTTTATCACCAGCACTTCTGTAATCATTTAACGGAGAAATAAGGCAAAAGTACTCTGTAAAGAGTGCTTGTGACGCTGTTTCATATCTTCTGATGATAACCGATTAATCAGATGAACAAGACAATCAAACATGTAGATCGatagaaacattattttcaaaagTCATCCCCAATACATACAAACACTTAACAACTTACAATGTACTAAAACCATTCTAAATTACTAACATGAAACCATcgatatttaatattataacacAGCTACTTAATCGCGTGGCTTACCTTGAAAGGAAGTACAGAAAATGAACTTCTGTTCCGGGCGAAACCGGAAGACGTTCTCTGTTACAACAAAAGAAACGCCACCTAGTGCTTAAAACCTGAAAATATTGCACCAATAATAAGGTTTATTACGAATCACATGTAAGCTGTATTATTTAAAACGTATaagttattattatagtttgtaTAATAGTGAGCGTGAAATATTGAGTGGACATGTAAAGAACGTCTACGAATTGCACATCCACAAGGtgttaatttactttttaatattatatttgttttccccttttcaCACATgagtattaaaacatttctcaactcCCTTCTTTTAATGAAATAAGCAGACAGCGAAAATAGGATGGATGAAAAAAGGAAACgtttattgaacaattttttaaaactaTGTACAAGGGAAAAACATTAATCAAGCAAACGGCAACATATCAGCTGTTCACATTAACGCATGAACGACCCTTCTTCAAGCCAACGGACCAGCAGCCGCCGTGCCGCCTTGCCCCGCCTGGTCTTCCTTTAACGGCAGCGCGTCCTCTGCCTCGTCGACGTCCCACAGCTCTGCCGTGCCTGAACCGCCACTCTCGTCCGCAGGATGGATGGATACAAGAAAGCCGTCGACACTGACCTTCAGGTCAAACGCCGACTGGAGAAAGTGGTCCTCTATTGCGTCCGCGCGTTGAAGATGCCGCCGAGTCCGGCGGCGCGCAGGTACGAGGACAGCACCGAGCTGGTCAGCGTCACGCTGTGTTCCGCGCCGGCAGTCGATAAGACGGCCTTTCCCGCAAAAGACGGGCAAAACGACAGGGCCCCCTGCTTGAGCCTGCAACCCTCGCACCTGTGCGTCACGGACCGCTCCACGAACTGCCTCTGAACGAAGCGGCAGCTCGAGCACTTCCGAACGATCCTGACCTCGATGCCCTTTACGGTGGCGCTGAAAAGCGCCGTTGAGGTGTCGCTCTTGTCGCCCCCTCCTTCCTCCGGGACGGCCAAGTTTGCGATTTCCTCGATGGAGCTCGTCGGACCGGTGCATAAGCTAATGAAGCCCTCTCTGTCCCGTGTAGAAAGGTTCGTGAATGCGTAGGACAAGCCTTCCTCGACCTGGCCGACGAAGCTGTCCCAGAGCGTCACCTTGACCTCACCCGTCCCGTCGGAGATCCTCACCTCCCTCAGCTCGCAGTCTGCCTGGTTGACCTGAACCACTCTGCTGGCGGCGCCGCCGAGACGCACTTGTCCGCGAACCTCTCCCACCTACGGAAAACAAGCACACAAGTCAGTTCTCCGTTCACCGCAAGCACACAGGAAAATCGTCCGCAACGAGTGAGCCGCGACTCGCACCTTCTGCTTGGGACCTAGCGCCTTCACCTCCGCAACGGTCATTCGTCGGCAGCTCGCCGGCGTGCTCCGCAAAAACGGCAGCGTGGTCACGTCCACCTTAGTCCCCCGAGAGCAGAGCACGTCGAAGCCGTCGGGATCGGCAAAGCCTAAAAGAACACGCAGACGTCCGTCATTCAGGACGGTGCCACCTGAGATCAGCAATTATGAGAAAATCAGTTGGCTGCCATACTTATGCTCCGCCGGACGTTCCGCAGCCGGACCGCGTTGCCGTTCTTCTCGGCCTGGGTGAACGTCGCTTGCTGATCCATCGAGAATACGACAACTCGGTGGAAGGACTGCCGGTCGCTCTGCAGGACCGCCGTGAAATACGGCGAGTTGTTCTTGGACTGCCTTCTGGGCGACACGTTGTGGATAAACCCCTCGACAGCGTCTTCCCCCTCTTTCCGCATTTTCGCTGGACTGGCCATGTCTTCTTCTTGGTGAACTCGGACGAGTAAACCGTATATGCGACCTCGGGGCCATACTTATACCCCCCATATGCAAATCAGGTGTAGGCGGGCAACTGTGCATTTGCGCGGgcactttgaaaaaaaaaaaacatctcggCCAATCACAAAAATCAAACAACTTCCGAGTTTAAAAATACCAAGTAGGAGATGGACGGAACGTGAACAAAGTGTCGGAAAAGCATGTACCCTGGCCCTTGTCTGGACTTTCCGAGATTTCTGTGCTGCgcaaaaaatcctttaaaagagtattttaaacagttttaagcGCCGTCTTAAACACAGtgcaaaaagacaaaagaatcTGTAGACAAACATGCCTCACATGCGTTTTTAAGGAGGTGTCTTGTGTGCTTATGTGCCGAAATGGTACAAAAATggtacaaaaaaaatatgaaggcTTTAAACGGGCAAAGCTCTGTGGTTTCTGTGTTCCGCAACAATTCTTTGTGCTTGAGAAGCCTATTTTAAACCGTCTCAAACGCCGTCTTAAACTTGACAAAAGAATCCGTTGACAAATATGATTCACATTTTTAAGAAGGCGTATAGGGCATTTGCAGTGATACAGCCTATTGTAGGCTATTTTAATGAATAACACAATAGTTTTCTTTACTGCTAATACAATGTTAGCTTTTTTACTTGAGAAACCTTTACATACGGTAAACTCAATTATTCAATAACAGTTTGTCTTTTCTAAACGTTTGTCTAAAAGAGAGAAACATAAGCCTATGCTACCGTCTAGTGGTCATTTCACAAAACAGCAACATACATAAAGCTATCCGCTCACGATTTTTCGAACTGCTTACACACGTTATTAAAACTACACCTTTTAtcaaaactctacacacaattcccaaaactgttcacacaaaatgcaaaataactcTCCTTGAAAATGTAACACTGTATTCAAAATGCCATAAATATATGTCGTTATgaagcatttgcatcaaatggcaAACACTTCTTTCATAATAGTAAATGTTTGGATATACCATGTAGACCCTGTTGTTCTAAATCTAAAGCTCTTTTAGTCTTTCATAGGCTTATATCTGCATTTCAATACAATGTTCTATAGTGAAAGTAATCTGCTGAGAGTGGTAtaaagtacactgtaaacaccAATGCAATGTAGAAACAGAAGATATTTATTAGACCAAACATTACTGTTGCATACAGtagcaaacaaaaacaacaataaacatttgttgccgttggaaaaaactgtaaataaagacATCAGAATATGTAGATCAATTTATGGACAATCTAATAGCCTGACTAGTTGAAAATTTAATATATTGTAGAAATGCATAAATTCAATCATGACATGTTGAAGGTTCTTCACTCTGTCACAGTTCCTTTCACACTGTGTATAGTTGAGGGACTGACTGCATTTATATTTGCAAAATTATTGCATCATTTGGTCGCGTATTTCACGAATTACGAAATGCTATTTTGAAAGCATTGTTGGCCAAAACCAAATTCACAATAGCCGTCTTTTGCTCTTCTGTGAACATGTGACCCTGCCAGCCATGAAACCTTCACCTTTCCACTCTGTAGAAGATTCAGGAACAGTGTCTGTGTGTAccataaactgtaaaataatataatttttacgCATACAATATGGTCACAATTTCTTACAGTTTGATGTACTTTTGTACTGTTTGATACCTCACCAGACTGTGACCAATGTGTACCAAACATATTTGTTATAGCCTACTGTTTGAATTATACATGCCACTGTAAATTTACTCAAATTAGGCTGGACTCTCTGCCAAGCCTCTCTCTTTGTTAAACCGTGGTTT
Coding sequences within:
- the LOC130429360 gene encoding uncharacterized protein LOC130429360; its protein translation is MTVAEVKALGPKQKVGEVRGQVRLGGAASRVVQVNQADCELREVRISDGTGEVKVTLWDSFVGQVEEGLSYAFTNLSTRDREGFISLCTGPTSSIEEIANLAVPEEGGGDKSDTSTALFSATVKGIEVRIVRKCSSCRFVQRQFVERSVTHRCEGCRLKQGALSFCPSFAGKAVLSTAGAEHSVTLTSSVLSSYLRAAGLGGIFNARTQ